The genomic interval GCGGTCACCGATACCGAGGTCACCGTCGGCATCCTGCACTCGGTCACCGGCACCATGGCGATTTCCGAGACCGGGTCGGTGCAGGCCGAGAAGCTGGCCATCGCCCAGATCAACGCATCGGGCGGCATTCTGGGCCGTCAGATCAAGGTCGTGCAGGAAGACGGCGCCAGCGACTGGCCGACCTTCGCCGAGAAGGCCCGCAAGCTGCTGGTCAGCGACAAGACCGCCGCCGTGTTCGGCTGCTGGACATCCGCCAGCCGCAAAGCGGTGCTGCCGGTGTTCGAGAAGGAAAACGGCCTGCTCTATTACCCGACCTTCTATGAGGGCCTGGAAGAGTCGCCCAACGTCTTCTACACCGGCCAGGAAGCCACCCAGCAGATTCTGGCCGGCATCGACTGGGTGATGAAGGAGAAGGGCGCCAAGAGCTTCTATCTGCTCGGCTCCGACTATATCTGGCCGCGCACTTCCAACAAGATCGCCCGCAAGCATATCGAGATGAACGGCGCCAAGGTGCTGGGTGAGGAATATTTCGCCCTGGGCCACACCCAGTTCAACTCGGCGATCAACAAGATCAAGCTGCGCAAGCCCGATGTGATCTATGCGATCATTGTCGGCGGCAGCAATGTCGCCTTCTACAAGCAGTTGAAGGCGGCCGGCGTCGACCTGTCGAAGCAGACCCTGCTGACCATCTCGGTGACCGAGGATGAAGTGCTGGGCATCGGTGGCGAGAACATCGCCGGCGCCTATGCCTCGATGAAGTACTTCCAGTCGCTCGACAACCCGAACAACACGGCCTTCGTGGCCGCGTTCAAGGAGATGTGGGGCAAAGACATCGTGATCGGCGACGTCACCCAGGCCGCCTATCTGGGCCCCTGGCTGTGGAAGGCCGCGGTCGAGAAGGCCGGCTCCTTCGATGTCGACAAGGTCCGCGCGGCCTCGCCCGATATCGAGCTGACCACGGCGCCGGAAGGTTACGTCAAGATCCACCCCAACCACCATCTGTGGAGCAAGACCCGGATCGGCCTGGCCAAGCCCGACGGCCAGTTCGAGGTGCTGTATGAAACCGCCGAACTGATGGAGCCCGACCCCTTCCCCAAGGGCTATCAGTAAGCGGCCAGCGGGCGCCGGACGACGCGGGCAGCCCCTCCCCGGCCGCCCCCGTCTCCGGCGCCCCTCCGGTGCCATTCCGATCTTCGGCACCCCACCTGCCCCCTCTCGTTCCCCCATATCCTTGCCACCACGATGCGCCGCGCGCCCCTTGACCCGGATGCGCCGGCCGCTCGCTCGGGAGGTGCCGCATGTTCGACGGCTACACGGCGTCTGAGCTGGTCTCGATCCTGGCCATGCAGGGTTTCGCCGGTCTGATCCTCTTCTCGGTCTTTCTGCTGATGGCGCTGGGCCTCGCGATCATCTTCGGCCAGATGGGCGTCATCAACATGGCGCATGGCGAGTTCATGATCCTCGGCGCCTATATGACCTACCTCACCTCAACGATCACCGCCGAATACTTTCCGGGCCTGTTCGCCGGATACTTCTTCGTGGCGATGCTGGTTGCCTTCATCACCGCCGGCGCCCTGGGCCTGCTGATGGAATGGGCGCTGATCCGCCATCTATACAAGCGACCGCTCGACACATTGCTCGCCACCTGGGGCGTGTCGCTGATCCTGCAACAGACCTATCGCTCGGTATTCGGCGCCCGCGAGGTCGGTGTGTCGCTGCCCGACTGGATGATGGGCGCGCTGCCGCTCTCCGACACCATCGAGGTGCCGATCAACGGCCTGTTCGTGATGGCGCTGACCCTGGTGATCTCGGGCATCGTCTTCTTGCTGATGTTCCGCTCGTCCTGGGGGCTTCAGGTGCGCGCGGTCACCCAGAACCGGGTGATGGCCGGCGCCGCCGGCATCAACGGCCGCAGGGTCGACGCCATGACCTTCGCGCTGGGCTGCGGCATCGCCGGCGTCGCCGGATCGGCCTTCACCATGATCGGCTCCACCGGGCCGACCTCGGGCCAGCTCTATATCGTCGACACCTTCCTGGTCGTGGTCTTCGGCGGCGCGCAGAGCCTGCTTGGCACCATCGCATCGGCGCTGACCATCTCGCAGTCGCAATCGACGCTGGAATTCTTCCTGTCGGGCAGCATGGCCAAGGTGTTCACGCTGCTGGTCGTGGTCCTGATCCTGC from Tistrella bauzanensis carries:
- the urtA gene encoding urea ABC transporter substrate-binding protein — its product is MTSVGALAGLAGAAHAAPPTAEVNTTGLAVTDTEVTVGILHSVTGTMAISETGSVQAEKLAIAQINASGGILGRQIKVVQEDGASDWPTFAEKARKLLVSDKTAAVFGCWTSASRKAVLPVFEKENGLLYYPTFYEGLEESPNVFYTGQEATQQILAGIDWVMKEKGAKSFYLLGSDYIWPRTSNKIARKHIEMNGAKVLGEEYFALGHTQFNSAINKIKLRKPDVIYAIIVGGSNVAFYKQLKAAGVDLSKQTLLTISVTEDEVLGIGGENIAGAYASMKYFQSLDNPNNTAFVAAFKEMWGKDIVIGDVTQAAYLGPWLWKAAVEKAGSFDVDKVRAASPDIELTTAPEGYVKIHPNHHLWSKTRIGLAKPDGQFEVLYETAELMEPDPFPKGYQ
- the urtB gene encoding urea ABC transporter permease subunit UrtB — encoded protein: MFDGYTASELVSILAMQGFAGLILFSVFLLMALGLAIIFGQMGVINMAHGEFMILGAYMTYLTSTITAEYFPGLFAGYFFVAMLVAFITAGALGLLMEWALIRHLYKRPLDTLLATWGVSLILQQTYRSVFGAREVGVSLPDWMMGALPLSDTIEVPINGLFVMALTLVISGIVFLLMFRSSWGLQVRAVTQNRVMAGAAGINGRRVDAMTFALGCGIAGVAGSAFTMIGSTGPTSGQLYIVDTFLVVVFGGAQSLLGTIASALTISQSQSTLEFFLSGSMAKVFTLLVVVLILLIRPQGLFVLKVRKA